Proteins from a genomic interval of Oncorhynchus keta strain PuntledgeMale-10-30-2019 unplaced genomic scaffold, Oket_V2 Un_contig_14959_pilon_pilon, whole genome shotgun sequence:
- the LOC127918810 gene encoding troponin I-like gives ERERRERIEKREERKRIERERERRENEERKEEKERTKRKRKKKTKKDEE, from the exons gagagagaaagaagagagagaatagagaagagagaagagagaaagagaatagagagagag AGAGAACGAAGAGAAAACGAAGAAagaaaagaagagaaagaaagaacaaAGAGAAAACGAAAGAAGAAAACAAAGAAAGACGAAGAA